TCAAAATGCAATCGGACTCGTCGGGGCGACAGCATTTGATCTTCCCAGGCCAGCCGCGGTCCTGCTTGGTTCCGCATCACTGATCGGCGGACACGGCACCGCAATTGCCTGGGGGCCGACCATTCAGGAGATGACCGGTTTTGACGCTGCGGCTGAAATCGGAGTGGCGGCGGCGACGCTTGGTCTTGTCTGTGCCGCGCTAATTGGCGGACCGATTGCAAAGCACCTGATCGACCGCAACCAGTTGGAAGCCTCGGCATCCGCCGGACCGATTGTCGGCCTGCCTTACCGGACCGACAACAAAGAAGCCGGAGCAGTCAATCACATCAGCATCATGCGCTCGATCCTTGCCATCTATATCGCGATCATTATCGGTTATGGTGTCAATGAGGCGATCCTTTCAGCGGGGCTGAAACTACCGTTGTTCGTTTCCTGCCTGCTTGTTGCGATCGTCATGTCCAACACGATTCCGCTTGTTTTTCCCGACCTGCCCTGGCCGGCGCGCACCCGAGCCCTTGCCGTCATCTCCGACTATTCGCTGTCCGTCTTTCTCGCCATGTCACTGATGAGCCTGAAGCTTTGGTCGCTCGCCGGGCTCGGCGGCCCTTTGATCGGTGTGCTTGTACTTCAGGTTGCCGGAACAGCCGCGTTCATCGTTTTCATATTTTTCAAGATCATGGGTCG
This portion of the Hoeflea prorocentri genome encodes:
- the gltS gene encoding sodium/glutamate symporter, with the protein product MDNLATRTYNIDDFPAVAIGIIVFFLGAFLTRRVSFLKNYNIPEPVSGGLTAALVTWIIFSWFNLEITFDLSTRDELLVVFFVTIGLNARVSDLISGGRILIILLAVTLLFIVLQNAIGLVGATAFDLPRPAAVLLGSASLIGGHGTAIAWGPTIQEMTGFDAAAEIGVAAATLGLVCAALIGGPIAKHLIDRNQLEASASAGPIVGLPYRTDNKEAGAVNHISIMRSILAIYIAIIIGYGVNEAILSAGLKLPLFVSCLLVAIVMSNTIPLVFPDLPWPARTRALAVISDYSLSVFLAMSLMSLKLWSLAGLGGPLIGVLVLQVAGTAAFIVFIFFKIMGRDYTAAVLSSGFAGFTLGATPTAIANMSSVTKRYGPAPLAFIILPMVSAFFVDLANAVIIRFFITL